From the genome of Gymnogyps californianus isolate 813 chromosome 29, ASM1813914v2, whole genome shotgun sequence:
caGGTGGATGCGGGGGGACAGGCAGGTGTGGGGGTGCAGCGGGATGTGGGGGGCAGGCAGTGGTGTGGGGTGCAGCAGGGTTGGGGTTCAGGTGGATGTGGGGGGACAGGCAGGTGTGGGGGTGCAGTGGGATGTGGGGGGAAGGCAGTGGTGTGGGGTGCAGTGGGGTTGGGGTGCAGGTGGATGCGGGGGGACAGGCAGctctgggggtgcagggggatgggggacAGTGGTAGGGCCCCAGGCACCTGGGGACAAGCTGGAGGGGACATGTTTTCAGGAATGTGTCTGGtgggggtgctgctgggtgccACCCAGCAGTCATGGGTGCCTCCCGCACCAGCGGTGCCAAAGGAGCCCAAACCTGCGGCCGTGGCCCCCCCGGGGTGCTGGCTCTGGGTGCCGGTCATGGCCgttactttggaaaaaagggaaatcagaAACTTTCCTCCAACCGCCAGACAGGCCTGGCCGGTGTCACCGTCACCACCGCGTCTCAGCGTGGTGCCACCCGTGCCGGGGCCGTGGGAGGCACAGACAGGCTGCTATGCTGAAAACCTGCCTTTCCTTTGCGGAATCTTAATTTGGGTGGCGATGGGGGCTTAAAAaagccccccccgccccgtcccgccccgAATAGCGGGGTTTGATGGCGTGCCCCTGTCACCGCCCAGATGAACGCCTCACCGCAGACGAGATGGATGAGCAGAGGAGGCAGAACGTCGCCTACCAGTATCTGTGTCGCTTGGAGGAAGCCAAGCGGTAGGGCTGGACCTGGGGagcccctctgcctccagctcaaattttggggggggggaaaggagtgtaagaggggaggggaggggaataAGGCACAGGGGGTTCGGGTGGGGGGAGGCTGCAAGGCATAACGCTGCAAAATCCTGCCTGCTCCCGGTGCTTTCTGGCCCTTCAgaggtggttttggggggttgttttttttttttagggggggGGCCACTCAGCCATGCTGTTGCACCCAAACTGAGAAACACCCGTCTGCTAAACCCCGCAGCAAAGGGCTGGGGGCCCACCTCTCCCTGccatggggagggggggatttATGGGGATGGAGGGGGGTGGTCTCCTTTGGGTGCTGCTTTTCCTATCTGGAAGGGGTCTGGGTGGGGGTTTTGGGGTCTGCGATGCGCCCCGTCTCTGCCCTGCTAGCTGGATGGAGGCCTGCCTGAGCGAGGAGCTGCCCCCCCCCACGGAGCTGGAAGAGAGCCTGCGCAACGGGGTCGTCCTGGCCAAGCTGGGCCACTGCTTTGCCCCCACCGTGGTCCCTCTGAAGAAGATCTACGACCGTGAGCAGACGCGGTACAAGGTAAGACTGTGGCagcgggggggggtgtgtgcgTTCCTTAAGGCGTACCCCCAAAACTTGCAGGAACCTTTCCATCGCTGGTGAATGCAAAGTGAGGAGGGACATACCGCTTGCAGTCGTTAAGGGACAATTTAATAGAGCACGGCTGCAAACGGGGTCTCTGAGCTGCGgtgccccgggggggggggtggggtgggtcACAggctttgcctctgtctttaacCTCATGCCTTGGCTGGGTGGgtttgggggagagggggaccCCAGGGATGGGAGAAGGTGGGGTTCAGCCTGACCCTGGCTTCCTCTCTTCCAGGCAGCCGGGCTTCACTTTCGGCACACGGATAACATCAACTACTGGCGCGATGCCATGAGCCACGTGGGGCTTCCCTCGGTAACGTCCCCCCTCCGCTCTCCCTGGCCCAAGGGACGCGCTGGCTTTTGCCCTCATGGCAGCACCGGGGCTGCACGCCACCGGCTCGGCTCATTGCGGGGAGCGCTGGTGTTGCAGGGGGGGCTTCGTCTCTGTCCGCCCCCCACCCTTGGACACCATCCTCCCCGTGGACCATCTCGGTGCCATCTCCACCTGAGCTGTCTCTTGTCCTGTCGGCAGATCTTCCACCCGGAGACCACCGACATCTATGACAAGAAGAACATGCCCCGGGTGGTCTACTGCATCCATGCGCTCAGGTGGGTGTCCCTGGCCTGGCCCCGGGGCCAAAACTGTTGTCGTGGTTCGTGTTTGTGCTCACGAGCCCTTCGGTGTCGTcacccccagggctggggcgACACCTCGGGTGTTGCAGAAGTGTTGGGAGGGAGAAGCAAGTGACTGGTCATGGCGTGTGTCTGCTTCATCTTTCAGCTTGTACCTCTTCAAGCTGGGGCTGGCTCCTCAGATCCAGGACTTGTACGGGAAAGTGGACTTCACGGGTACGGCGCCGCCCGGGGGGAacctgggctgggggctggcgATGAGGGTTTGCCAACAATGCTCTCGGATCCCTGCGGTGGGAGGGATGTGGGGAATGAAGACCTTGGGCAAGCTTTTCCAAAGCTACCTCGGTGATGTTTACCCCAGCATGGGTGTTTTCTGCACCCCTCCGGTTTGGCAGGGGAGCGGGGGGGCTCCGCCGGCTGCCTTCGCTCCAGCGCTGGACCACGGCTCTGGTGCTGAGCGGTGATGCCTCTGTTCCTCTGCTCCAGAGGAGGAGATCAACAACATGAAGCGGGAGCTGGAGAAGTACGGCCTGCAGCTGCCCGCCTTCAGCAAGATCGGGGGCATTTTGGCCAACGAGCTCACGGTGGATGAAGCAGCAGGTGATGGGTGCCCGCGGGGGGAGCGGTGCTGTGCATCGGCCCACAGCAGGATCTCGGCTCAGCCCCTGAGCGTCAAATCTGGGGCCAGCAAACTGAGGGATGCTCTGCgggattgtcgtggtttaaccccagtcagcaactcggcaccacgcagccgcttcccccttccccctcccagtggggtgaggaggaggaaagaggggggaaaaaaaaaagtaaaactcgtgggttgagataagaacagtttaatagctaaagtaaaatataatactaacaatagtaataatgaaatataataataataatagtaatgaaaaggaatagaacaaaaaaggagggggaggaaggaaaaaaaaaccaccagtgatgcacaatgcaattgctcaccacccgatgcccgagcagcgatccatgcctcccggccaactcccctgtttatatactgggcatgacattccatggtatggaatagccctttggctagttcgggtcagctctcctggccatgctccctcccagcttcttgtgcccctgcttgctggcagaacatgggaaactgaaaagtccttggcttaagataagcgctacgtaacaacaactaaaccatcagcgtgttatcaacatcattctcacactaaatccaaaacacagcactgtaccagctactaaaaagaaagttaactctgtcccagccaaaaccaggacagggatgCTCTCCTTCAGACCCGTGCAAGGGTTGgcacagccccttcccagccagcagcaccagggGTTTTGCATTAGCTGGGCTTGCTGTAGAGACACCAAGACTTCTCGGGCACTGGAGAGCACAGCTTTGAGAAGGTGGGGGAGGAGTTTCCCACCATCGCGCGTGGCACGGCTCATCCTGCTGCGTGCAGGGATATAGCGGATGGTCTGTCGCAGCCCTCCGTGCCTCATTTCACCTGCCTCCTTCCCGCTTTGCCTCCAGTCCACGCCGCGGTGCTGGCCATCAACGAAGCGGTGGATCGGGGTGTGGCGGAGCAGACGATGGTGGCCCTCCGCAACCCCAGCGCGATGCTTCTCGACCTGCGTGACGTGCTGGCGGGCGCCTACCAGGAGGTGCTCCACCGGGCAAAGCTGGAGAAGGGCAGCAATGCCAGGAACAGGGTGAGGAGGGcatgggggtgggggtgtccTTGGGGGTGCTGGGAGTGGAGCAGCCCCTTCGCTGCTGTGCTGGTGGGTGCTTCCAGCTTGGAGGGGTCCATCTCGGTCAGAGACCGTCCCCGTGCTTGGTGGGTAAAACACAGCCTGGGAGCCCTTGTGCTGATCagaagatgggggggggggggggaagtgatgGGGAAATGATTCCTCTTTGGGGGGGCTGGTTGATCCAGGGCTTGGGGTTGGGAAATGAGGCCAGGCATCCGCAGGGGACCCCTGCTGCGTGCCGTTGGGGTGCGCTTGGGTGGTAAGCCTCAGGGTGGGGAGTTCCTCTCCAGTACCTGCAGGTGATCCCCGAGGGAGAGGACATCTACGACCGGTGTCTGACCCAGGCTGAAATCCAAGGGAACATCAACAAAGTGAACGGTGAGCAAAGCTGTGGCTTCTCTCCCTGGGGGGTCTCCAGAGCTTGTCGGTGGGACCCTGGTACCCCAGGCCACAGGGGAGGGCCTGCCCAGGGTGGTGGGCATAGCAGAAAGGAGCTGTCTGTTCAGACccggcagggagcagggctgggtatgcatttccaaagagaaattaaaattattggTATGCAGGCTTCAACTGTAGCTCCCTTTGCCCCCCGGAGCTGTGGGATGATTTACTTGCTCACCTTCTCTGGGTGTAAACTGGCCTCTCTCCTAGTGCACGGAGCTCTGGAGGAGGTGGACGATGCCCTGGAGAGACAGGACGCGCTGGTGTTGTACCACGCGCTGCAGGACCCCGTCCTGGCCCTGCGCTGTCTCCAGCGGGACAACCTCGACCGCTACTTGGAGCAGCTCGGCATGGACCGGGAGCAGAAGGCACTGGTaggggctggcaggagcctgcGGGCGCGGGGTACCCATGCTGGGGTGGCACCCCAGGACTGCAGCGGTCCCCAGGAGGAGGGGGGTTCCCCCCCCCGGGCAGGGGGGTCACTCTGTGGATCAGCAGCTTTCTGCAAGGAGCCTGAGCGTGGCTGCTCCGTCAGCGGAAGCAGGATCTGGTGTGAGAGCAGAAGCCCCTCTTTCTGCCcgctgcaggagctgggctaCGTGgacctgctggagcaggaggaggtggaggcagGGATCCTTGCGGCAAACAAGAAGGGCGAGGAGGAGCGAGCCAGTGAGTGGCTGGGGTGGACGCCGGTGCTTGCGGCAGGCTTTGCTTGCCTGGTGCATCCCCTGGAGCTGGTGGCCCTGCTGGCAGCCTGGCCAAGTGCCCCAGGGGAGATGGGGCACGGCCGCCTCCTGCAACCCACCCGTGCCAGCTCACCCCGCTCTCTCCCTCAGTGCTGCGGGCCGTCAGCCGGATCAACACGGCCATCCGTCGAGGGATGCCGGCTGAAACGTTGGAAGCGCTGACGGATCCCGCAGCGCAGCTGCCCGATGTGTACCCACTCGCCGCCCCCCTGTACCAGTGccagctggccctgctgcagcaccagcacccACGGGTGAGAGCTCCTCCGGGGACGGGCTCTGGGTCCCATCGGCGGTGGGGGGGTCGGGGTGCTTCCCCTGTGCctgggggtgctgctggggctggaggatgGGGTATGGGGGGGTCAGTGTCTCTGCCTGCCCCATGCAGGGTGAGCTGGTGCAGGAGGAGTTGTTCGTGGCTGTGGAGATGCTTTCGGCCGTGGCGCTGGTTAACCGAGCCTTGGATGCTGGGGACCCCGATGGGCTCTGGAGCAGCCTGgtcagctctgccctgggccTCTCGGGTGTCGAGGATGCAAATGCGCAGCGGTAAGGAGTCGGTCTCTGTGTTTGGGGTCGGTGGTATGGAGCAATCCCGTGGGAGGGGATGGTCAGGGGGCCTGGGCTTTGCGTGGGCTTGTTTCACCAGCCTTCCTGCCCCGTGCCTTaccttttcccctttgaaaagCAAGGCAGCTGGCTCGGGCAGGCGCTGTTCCTGCTTAAAATACACCGAGCTGTCGCCCTGTGTCTCTCCTGCAGGTATTTTGAGGACTTACTGCAGCTGAAAAGCCAATCTAGGGAAGCGGGAGCCGAGTTCCTGAGCTGGAACGACATCCAGGACAGCGTGAACAACACCAATTCATCAGTGCAAGGCGAAAACGACCGTGAGTCCTGCCCCCATGGGGTTTGGTCGAGCAGGGGGTTCTGCAAACTTTCCGGGAGGGAGGTTGTACTGGGAGCCCAGCCCTAATGAGACACTAGAGAACCTCACACTACCCTGGGCTGCGACTCCACTGGGAGCATTGGGGGAGCTGAACCGCGTGTCCCTTCCCTCTCGTGCAGGAGTCCTCGCTGTCCGGCTGATCAACGAGGCGCTGGTGCAGGCGACCCCGAGAAGACGCTGGCGGCGTTGCTGCTGCCGGCGGCCGCCCTGCCCGATGTCACCCTCCCGACCGCTCGGCGTTACCACGACGTCCTGGCCCGGGCGCGAAGGCTGAAAGCCCAGGTGGGGTGGCATCCCCCCCCGGCCATGCGGTACCCCCCCCTTGGCAGCATGGCATCCCCCTTGGCAGTGCGGCATCCCCCTTGGCAGCGCAGCACCCTGCAAAACAGAAGGTGTTTGAGGGGTGATGTAGCGCAAGACCAGCGCGGCTGAAGCTCTCAGGGGGCTGTCCAGCTCACTAGACCccatcttccccccccccatctccccctTTCTCGCAGGCCACAGAGGATGATGGAGCTGTGCTTTGGTGGGAAGAGATCCAGGAAGGGGTCTGCAGGGCCAACCAGGACACGGTGGCGGTTAGGAGGAGTGAGTGCTCTCCCCGGcgtgggtgctgggtgctggcccCACCGGccagggtgctgctggggggggggtgaggcGAGAAGGGGTTCACGTGAGCCCCCTCTGCTCCCGCAGTGGCTCTGGGCACCGCCGCCATCAACCAGGCCATCAAGGAGGGGAAGGCGGCGCAGACCCTGCGGGTGCTGCGCAACCCCGACGTGGCCCTGTGCGGCGTGGTGAGCGCCTGCGCCGCGGCGTACCAGGAGCAGCTCGCGGCTCTGATGGCCACCAAAAGACAAGCAGGTAAAAAGCTTGGGGGCTGCAaaaacttccccccccctcccaggAGCCTGGGGTGCACCCTTGCCCGAGCCATTCAGGGGGGAGCAGcacccccccagcagcacctctcCGTCTCGGGGTGCAGGGAGCGCAAAGCCGTGCTGGATCCGGCACAGGCTGACGGACGGTGCCGAGTACTACCTGAGCCTGCAGACCTTCGAGGGCAGCTGGCAGCGCCCGCGCGATGGTGGCCTCAACACCACGCACCTGAGCCGGGAGGAGATCCAGGTACGGCGAGGATGGGGCTCGGTGGGTGCCGGCGGCAtcgctggggctgagctggtgCATCGTGTCCCCACAGTCGGTTGTCACCCGAGTGACTGCGGCCCACGACCGGGAATGCCTGTGGACGTCCAACGTTGCCTTCGTGGTGAGGCTGCAGGCTCGGCTGCGGGGCTTCCTTGTCCGCCGGGAGTTCGCGGCACGACGGCACATCCTGCGGGAGCAGCGGCCGGCTGCCATCAGGATCCAGGTGATGTAGCCAGAATCCGTCCCACCTCTGTGGGGAGGGGATGCAAACCACGGGCGTAGCTGCTTGCAGCATCCTCCGGCGGATCCGGGGAGCACGGGCTTGCTGCTCTGCACGTTTAATAGCCAGGACTCACCCAAGGTACTGCAGAGGATGGTACGGGGCTTGTTTTTCTCACAGCAACTGCTTTGGGTGCtggtttcctctctttttccccatgCTGTGTTATCCTCTCTTCTTGTGtgctctctgaaaaaaaccaaccagatGTCGCAGTGACCTTGCGCAGATCTCGGTAGCTGGTTGTCTTTTCTCACGCCCAGGCTTGTTGGAGAGGGTACAAGCAGCGCAGAGCTTACCTGGAGAGGCTGCGCTACCTGCAAGCCAACGCAGACGCTGCAATAAAGGTTTGGAAGACTCTTCCTTCACCCTTTGCTCCTACATTGGGCACTGCCGCCCGCTTGCTCGGCAATGAGCATGGCGTTTACCCCCTGCCCAGTAAAAGAGGCAGCCCGGGGGGTGGAATAAGGCAGCTAGACCAGGGCATGGCTGGGCAGCgtgtgaggggctggggggagctcGGGCTGGGGGAGAATGTCTTGCAAAAATCCCCACggttttcctcctttccacccGCTTTGGCCAAGCGTAGTCCTTCCAGTATCCAACTGCTCGAACATCTCTCCCAGATCCAGGCGGGCGTGAGGATGTGGCGGGCTCGGAGAAAGTACCAGGAGAGGCTGCGCTACTTCAGGCAGAACGTGAGTGATGGGATGGGGAGTAAAACAGCTCCTGGGAGCTTGTCACCGTctgtggggatggagggggacGATCCCGAGCATGCGGTCGGACGGCTGCCCCCGAGCGCTCGCGGCGTAGCTGGAGGGAGAAATTGGTGCATCCTTGCACGGGGAcggatgggaaggagaaggtgcCTGGTGGGTCTGGAAGCCAAACCATCAACTTCTGTAAAGtgtgaggggagaaaaaaaacccattccaGTTCCATCAAAAACCAACAAGGACTTCAAGATGCCCGTTAGAGGGGAAGGAAATTTTGGGGGGAAAGGGGTGTATCGGCTGCGGGAAGCAAAGCTGTGCCTCTGGAGttgctgcagcctgtgaaaTACAGCAAGCGGAGGGGAAACGTCCGCTAAGGAGGGTGAAATCCTGAAATCCCTCCTGGGTTGTGGAGACCCTCGTCCCGGGCATCGGCAGATTCCGGCAGAGCAGGCAGCCGAGTGCCCGGCCAGCTCTCCTCCGCTCCCCACGTGTTTCAGGGATGCTGGGGGGAAACATCCCCCACCCCCTTGTTTGTCTTGGCAGATTAAAGCTGTAATTAAAATCCAGGCTTTTGTGCGAGCTAACAAGGCCCGTGGGGATTACAGGATGCTGGGTAAGTGCCTGCTCGTCTCTGCTCTGAAGTGGCTATAATTAATTGGGAAGGGgactctgcctcctccctcgTTGGCTCTGCGCGGTGGGGAGGCGGTGGCAGGCTGGCCACCAGCGTCCCCGTGGCAAGCACGAGAGCGGCAGAGGCTTGGTGGTCCCTTGGCATCAGCTAGAGCCGCCCTGGGGCTGCTCTtgctgcccctctgctcccgaAGGCTTCCCGGGGAGGTGTTGCAGAGCGCGGCACCATCTTGTCCTGTGTCCAAGAAGACGcttttttggggaggaggatggggtGTCTTGGCGAGATGCTGGGGGTCTGAGGGTCCACGGTGGGGGGCGGCTGCTCGGTCTTCCCTGTGAGCGTTCAGGGCGGCCCCATGCCTTGCCGCAGTCCACGCCAGGAGCCCGCCGCTGAGCATCGTCCGGCGCTTCATCCACTTGCTGGAGCAAAGCCAGCACGACTTCTGGGAGGAGTCGGAGGTGCTgcggctgcaggaggaggtggtgaAGAGGATCCGCGCCAGCCGGCAGCTGGAGAGTGACCTGGACCTCATGGACATCAAGATTGGGCTGCTGGTCAAGAACAGGATCACGCTGCAGGTGGGGGGACACCTCGGCCACCTCATGCGGCTCTGCTGCAGTgccccagcctgctcagccAGCGCAGAGCTGGTCCTCCCCTCCTTGGCATCACAGCTTGAACTCCTCTCcgctttgcttttaaagcagtTGAAGGGGTTGGGGAACACTGAGGTGCCTCTGGCTCCCTTTCCCCAGAAGCTGGGCTGAACGCCGGAGCTTGCCGGCAGTCACCGATGCTTCTCTCTCCTTGCCCGCGCGGCTCCAGGAGGTGGTCTCCCACTGCAAGAAGCTGACCAAGAAGAACAAGGAGCAGCTCTCAGAAATGATGTCCATAGACAAGCAGAAGGGGCTGAAGTCACTCAGCAAGGAGAAGCGGCAGAAGCTGGAGGCCTACCAGCATCTCTTCTACCTGCTGCAGGTGGGACTGGTGGGGCTCTGCTGTGTCCACCACAGCTGGGGAGCAGTGCAGGGACCCtggcccccccccgccgccccacgGCACTTGGGGTTAGCTTGGCGTTCCTCATCCCTGCAGACACAGCCTGTGTACTTGGCCAGGCTGATCTTCCAGATGCCTCAGAACAAGTCCACCAAGTTCATGGAGTCGGTGATCTTTACGCTTTACAACTACGCGTCCAACCCACGGGAGGCTtacctgctgctccagctcttcAAAGCAGCGCTGCAGGAGGAGATCAGGTGGGTGGCTGTGGGTGCCCCGGTTCGGGGACAGGTCTGGGAAAAGGCTGGACCAGGAGCATCAGCTTGGATGCAGTTAtctcctctggctgctgcctcctgcgTTGGAGAACAAACACACTGGTCCATCCCCTTCATCCCATCCATCCTGTCTCTTTCCAGGTCCAAGGTGGACCATGTCCGTGACATCCTGACGGGGAATCCCACGGTGATCCGGCTGGTGGTCAGCTTCTACCGCAATGCGCGTGGGCAGAATGCCCTGCGGCAGATCCTGGGTGGCCCGGTGCGGGAGATCCTGCAGGACAAGTCCCTCAGCATCCGCACCAACCCTGTGGACATCTACAAGGCGTGGATCAACCAGACCGAGTCGCAGAGCGGGCAGAAAAGGTCAGGTCCTGGGCAAGGAGGCTTAGCCTGACCACAGGGTGACGGGCGTTGGGATGGTGACGGGGACCTTGTCTTCCATTCACAGCAAGCTGCCGTACGAGGTCAGCCCTGAACAGGCTCTCAGCCACCCTGAGGTCCAAAGGCGGCTGGATATTTCTATCCGCAACCTCCTCGCGATGACGGACAAGTTCGTCTCTGCCATCACCTCTTCTGTAGACAAGATCCCGTATGTATCTCGAT
Proteins encoded in this window:
- the IQGAP3 gene encoding LOW QUALITY PROTEIN: ras GTPase-activating-like protein IQGAP3 (The sequence of the model RefSeq protein was modified relative to this genomic sequence to represent the inferred CDS: inserted 2 bases in 2 codons), which encodes MEACLSEELPPPTELEESLRNGVVLAKLGHCFAPTVVPLKKIYDREQTRYKAAGLHFRHTDNINYWRDAMSHVGLPSIFHPETTDIYDKKNMPRVVYCIHALSLYLFKLGLAPQIQDLYGKVDFTEEEINNMKRELEKYGLQLPAFSKIGGILANELTVDEAAVHAAVLAINEAVDRGVAEQTMVALRNPSAMLLDLRDVLAGAYQEVLHRAKLEKGSNARNRYLQVIPEGEDIYDRCLTQAEIQGNINKVNVHGALEEVDDALERQDALVLYHALQDPVLALRCLQRDNLDRYLEQLGMDREQKALELGYVDLLEQEEVEAGILAANKKGEEERAMLRAVSRINTAIRRGMPAETLEALTDPAAQLPDVYPLAAPLYQCQLALLQHQHPRGELVQEELFVAVEMLSAVALVNRALDAGDPDGLWSSLVSSALGLSGVEDANAQRYFEDLLQLKSQSREAGAEFLSWNDIQDSVNNTNSSVQGENDRVLAVRLINEALXAGDPEKTLAALLLPAAALPDVTLPTARRYHDVLARARRLKAQATEDDGAVLWWEEIQEGVCRANQDTVAVRRMALGTAAINQAIKEGKAAQTLRVLRNPDVALCGVVSACAAAYQEQLAALMATKRQAGSAKPCWIRHRLTDGAEYYLSLQTFEGSWQRPRDGGLNTTHLSREEIQSVVTRVTAAHDRECLWTSNVAFVVRLQARLRGFLVRREFAARRHILREQRPAAIRIQACWRGYKQRRAYLERLRYLQANADAAIKIQAGVRMWRARRKYQERLRYFRQNIKAVIKIQAFVRANKARGDYRMLVHARSPPLSIVRRFIHLLEQSQHDFWEESEVLRLQEEVVKRIRASRQLESDLDLMDIKIGLLVKNRITLQEVVSHCKKLTKKNKEQLSEMMSIDKQKGLKSLSKEKRQKLEAYQHLFYLLQTQPVYLARLIFQMPQNKSTKFMESVIFTLYNYASNPREAYLLLQLFKAALQEEIRSKVDHVRDILTGNPTVIRLVVSFYRNARGQNALRQILGGPVREILQDKSLSIRTNPVDIYKAWINQTESQSGQKSKLPYEVSPEQALSHPEVQRRLDISIRNLLAMTDKFVSAITSSVDKIPYGMRYVAKILRTSLAEKFPKASVEEIDKIVGNLLYYRFMNPAVVAPDGFDIVDISAGMTLHPDHRRSLGSIAKVLQHAAARKTLXGENAHLCGVNQYLEETHNKFRRFISAACCVPEPEERFNVDEYSEMVAVAKPVIYITVGELINTHKLLLEHQDSIAPHHGDPLHELLEDLDELPTVQSLVGESVANPADSSAEQVLSHLSKMEISLTLTGKLVPAASSEESDARSLLLSTKQMLVDVIQSQPGDSLLEILWTAASEHEEASHDHLMHRRALRDAQTPAKLQRNRSLAANNRLSMEEKKRKIIRNLRRLESLGLVDSAHQYQELIDELAKDIRNQRRYRQHRKGELLKLRQTLQGLNAKTLFYEEQIDYYNQYIKTCLDNLAASNKVSGKNKKLQSLHYTAARLFEKGVLLEIEDLPLSQFRNVIFDIIPCEESGRFQVKAKFMGIDMERFQLHYQDLLQLQYEGVAVMKMFDKAKVNVNLLIFLLNKKFFKK